The genomic window GTGGCCGTGCGGCTGTGGCTGGACAACACCGAGAACGACCTCAACCAGGGgtgagtggggctgggctgggcggtggaggaggctgtgcagggctcggggggctgtgctggaggctggTTTCCGCTGCTCTCCATGGAAAGGCAGGGGGCAGACGGCAGGACACAGCTCCTCCCCACTGGAGGAAGTTACCGCATCGCTGAGGCACGAGGCTGAACATCCTCTGGCCACTTCCTCACAGCCACAGCTagggctcagctgggctgggggtacctcccctgtccccatggtGGCAGCTGTGTCCACTGACCATATCCTTGTGCCCCCATCCCCTCTCTGGGGAGCACCATGGCAGATGCGTGGGCACACGGCTGGGACCACTGGGGCTGGGAGTTGTGGGGGGCACTCTGTGTGCCCGAGTgtctgctccccacagcccatGCCAGGGGTCTTGCAGGACTGTGAAGTCCAAGATGTGCTCACAGCCATTCAGCAGCCATGTTTGGGCCGGGCATAGGGCTTGTTGCATCTGCCTGCAGTAtgtgcagctggcacagcttgaCCCTGTACCATGACCCCAGCCAGGCCATGGCCGTGGCattctggacatgctccagacAAATGGCCTCCCTTGGTTGTGCCTCCTTGCCCCTCCTGGGGGTCCCAGGCACATGGAGCTCTCTCCCAGACCCACAGAAGGTGCCCAAGGGACTGTTCTGTGCCAGGTACCCCTGCCTGCAGGGCCATGGTGGGGGCAGATGGggtctgctgtgccagggggctGAAGCGGGACCAGGAATATGGGGAGTCTGGGCTGGAGGgaagccagggctgcagcagcccctccgCCAGTTCCTGATCTCCATTTAAGGCCCGGCTGCCACCTCCTCCCTTACTTGGCCACGGAGtggggggatggggacaagatCCAGCTGTGATTCAGCCTTGGAGGAGACAGGATTTGGCCTGGGCTGGTGGGGCCCTGGTAGGGGTGGGAGTGGGATGGATGTTCAACCCGGTCCCTTGGCCCCCACGGCTGGTGTTTTGAGGATGATGCCAGTGGTGCCTGGGCCAGGGGGCTACAGTTGAGCAGAGGCCCCTGCCATCCTGCAGGGACGACCATGGGTTCAGCCCCCTGCACTGGGCCTGCCGCGAGGGCCGTTCAAATGTGGTGGACATGCTCATCATGCGGGGGGCTCGCATCAATGTCATGAACCGGGGGGATGACACCCCACTGCACCTGGCTGCCAGCCATGGCCACCGTGACATCGTGCAGAAGGTACCTGTCCTCTGTGCCAGCAcctgccctttcccacctcCTGTGTAGCCCCCCACACTACCCTTGTGAGACTTGTTCCCCTCATCACCTGTCAGGAACACCTGGCATCCCCCCAGTGCCTCTGAGCTCCCCACTTCTCACAAACTCCCTCCAAATCCCTCTGAGCCCCACACCAGCTTGGCCCCCTCCCTACAGCTCCCAGCAtgctgcccctgcatcccccaGGACAAGGCACAAGGAGGATGGGGATCTTGCCTGGGCTTACAGGGAGAGTCCTGGGCTCACAGGGACTGTCCCCTGTCCCTAGCTGATGCAGTTCAAAGCAGACATCAATGCGGTGAATGAGCACGGGAACACACCGCTGCACTATGCCTGCTTCTGGGGACATGAGCAGGTGGCTGAGGTGAGTGggagcatgggcagcagggagggtgAGGTGGGAAGGGGGCTGAGGGGAGATCACAAACCACAGTCCTCGCTCTCTGCTCCCACAGGACCTGGTAGGCAGCGGCGCCCTGGTCAGCATTGCTAACAAATATGGTGAGACCCCCACAGACAAGGCCAAAACACCACTGCAAGAGGTCCTGAAAGGTATGAGGGTCTCCCAGGACCCCATAACTGACACAGCCTccagccagccacagcaggctctggatgccaccctcctcctcctcctccctctgcagagcGTGCTGAGAAGCTGGGCCAGAGCCTCACCAAGATCCCCTACAAGGACACGTTCTGGAAGGGCACGACCCGCACCCGGCCCAGTAAGGACTGGGGGTTCCTTGGGGGGTGCCATGGGTCCCCCCCTGCCCTGTTGGCGCTGCTTCCTGGATCCAGCAGCCATGGGCATTCATCCCCCTTCTACTCTAGGGAATGGGACCCTGAACAAACTTGCTGGGATTGACTTCAAACAGCTGAGCCTGAGCCAGAAACTGAACGAGAACCAGTCGGGAGAGGTGGGTCCCTCTTGCCCCCAGGTGCGTGCTGTACCTGTGCAGACCACCgtgtcctggccctgctgggcacagctgttCAGGAGTCCCATGGCCAGGTGCAGGGAGGGGGCTCCTGCCCAGCTCAAGGGGCTCCCTCTCATTGTGAACCCTTGGTCCCATGGGCTCCAGAGGCCCACGCGGGGGCCTGGGGATGCTAGGGACTCTGCACCGCTTTCACGGTgcctgtgtccctgctccttctccagctgtggaagGGGCGCTGGCAGGGCAATGACATTGTAATCAAAATGCTGAAAATCCGGGACTGGACGACGCGAAAGAGCCGGGACTTCAACGAGGAGTACCCAAAACTGCGGTGAGTGCTGCACCTGCCTGGAGCCACCCCGGCATGTGCCTGGGATCCCTACCAGCATATGGCCAGGGCCACCCTGACACCTTCTTGGGGCAATGACAGCTCTCAGGGTATAGGGCATGCAGGAGCCTCCCGGCTCTGTGGGGCCAAGAATGCTCCAGGGTGGTGGCCAAGGGCTGGGAGGCCCTGGAGGATGGCAGAGGGCAGGCGAGGGGGTGCAGGCAGCCTCTCCCTGTTCTCAGGGCTGTCACTTGTCTTGCAGGATCTTTTCCCACCCCAATGTGCTGCCGGTGCTGGGCGCCTGCCAGgcccctccagctccccacCCCATCGTCATCAGCCACTGGATGCCCTACGGCTCCCTGTACAACGTCCTGCACGAGGGGACCAGTGAGTGCTGGGGAACGGTGGTtttgggggcagcaggaggctctccagccacagccctgAGGTGGGCTTAGGGTGGGTTGACCCCCTGTTACCCCCTTCCCAGATTTTGTGGTGGACCAGATGCAGGCGGTGAAGTTTGCGTTCGATATCGCGCGGGGCATGGCCTTCCTGCACACGCTGGAGCCCCTCATCCCACGCCACCACCTCAACAGCCGCAGCGTCATGGTGAGTGGGGGCACAGCCCCTCTCCCACGGCAGGGGGGCTCTCAGGACAGGGGGGCTCCTGCTGACTGCCCACTCTGCCCAGATTGACGAGGACATGACGGCACGAATCAGCATGGCTGATGTCAAGTTCTCCTTCCAGTGCCCGGGGCGGATGTATGCCCCGGCCTGGGTGGCTCCTGAAGGTGAGTGCCCAGTTCCCAGCCCCCCCAGACTGGCCCCCTCACCCCCAGTCCCACTCAGCCCCCAGccatcccccagccctgcagaagaAACCAGAGGAGATCAACCGGCGCTCAGCTGACATGTGGAGCTTcgcagtgctgctgtgggagctggtgACACGTGAGGTGCCCTTCGCTGACCTGTCCAACATGGAGATTGGTATGAAGgtgagggggtgggggggcaaAGGAAGTGATCTGGGTCAGAGTTAGGGGAGAAGTTCTGGCcactgagggtggtgaggccacaggttgcctggagaactttggctgctccatccctggaaatattcaacgccaggctggacagggtgTGGAACCACCTGGGCAggtggagggtgtccctgcctgtgggagcagggccctAATCCTGACTCTGGCCCCTCTTCTTGCTTGCAGGTAGCACTGGAGGGGCTACGTCCCACCATCCCCCCTGGCATCTCCCCCCACATCTGCAAGCTGATGAAGATCTGCATGAACGAGGACCCAGCCAAGCGCCCCAAGTTCGATATGATCGTGCCCATCCTGGAGAAGATGCAGGAGAAGTAGAGGGGAGGTGCCTCCCTTCTCCAGTGCTGCCTTGCGCCCCCCACCACCCCCAAGTGCCTTTAGCCCTAGAGACGGGGCAAGCAGAGGACACCTCTCACCCTGAGCCAGCCACGGACACACGGTACAGAtggcactgcctgtgctggagctctgcaagCTCCGGACCCCCACCCAGGGTAGCCCCTCACCAGGGTAGCCATAACCCAGCCTCTGGGCAGCCCCCAATCCAGTGCAGCCCCCCTACCCAGGGCACGGCATGtggcctggccctgctgctgggggatggggctgtgaggcCCCCTGTCCCCCTTGCTGGGCACAGCCCAACCCAGGACTCAACCCCCCAAGGctgggggggaaggggcaggccAGGAGAGGCCCCCTGtggtgcccagcactgcccccgCTTTGCGCTTCACTGGCCACTTCCCTCTGGTCCCAGAATGGCCACTGGCAACCAAATAAACATTTGGTATGGAACCAGTTGCTGGGGTTCAgggcgggaaaaggggggggagTTGGACGGTGGGAGAGCGGCTGAAGCGATTGGGGGTCTGGGACTCACAGGGGCTGTCTAGGACTGAGGGTGGGGCTGGATTGATAGggggctgccctgcagcccacagagcCCTGGGCACAAATCAGCACCCACAGCAACCCTCTGGCGCCCGGCGCAGGTAGATGGGCACAGGGCCCCCTCGGGAGGTGCCCGGTGCAGGAGGGGTGGGTCAGGGTCCCATCCCTGGCTCCATTTGTagtgctgcctgtgcagcccCCAGGGCATTCTCTGTGGGAGATAAGGGGCAGTttagggaaggagaaggaggaagagtaATTCCTGGGTAATTCCTGTCCCCCCAACCccactctgctccagcactgtcAGGAGCACTGAGCCCCCTGTGACCAGCAGAGGGGGGTGAGTGTGACAGCCCCCCTGTGGAGGATCAGGGCCAGCATGTGTGGACACAGGCATAGGAGCAAGGCTGCCTTCCCACAAAACCCTCCTAGGTGTTTAATGGCACCGACACAGCCCCTACAAACTGCCCAAGCTCCCCCGTGCTCTACGTGAAGTAATGCGG from Corvus hawaiiensis isolate bCorHaw1 chromosome 2, bCorHaw1.pri.cur, whole genome shotgun sequence includes these protein-coding regions:
- the ILK gene encoding integrin-linked protein kinase is translated as MDDIFTQCREGNAVAVRLWLDNTENDLNQGDDHGFSPLHWACREGRSNVVDMLIMRGARINVMNRGDDTPLHLAASHGHRDIVQKLMQFKADINAVNEHGNTPLHYACFWGHEQVAEDLVGSGALVSIANKYGETPTDKAKTPLQEVLKERAEKLGQSLTKIPYKDTFWKGTTRTRPRNGTLNKLAGIDFKQLSLSQKLNENQSGELWKGRWQGNDIVIKMLKIRDWTTRKSRDFNEEYPKLRIFSHPNVLPVLGACQAPPAPHPIVISHWMPYGSLYNVLHEGTNFVVDQMQAVKFAFDIARGMAFLHTLEPLIPRHHLNSRSVMIDEDMTARISMADVKFSFQCPGRMYAPAWVAPEALQKKPEEINRRSADMWSFAVLLWELVTREVPFADLSNMEIGMKVALEGLRPTIPPGISPHICKLMKICMNEDPAKRPKFDMIVPILEKMQEK